GTGCAGATATATCATTTTGAATGTTAACTTTTGTGTCTTCTGCCATGCCGTATACCCATTCAATTTGTGCTGGCAGACACACTTTTTGCAGGTCATAAAATTCACAGGCAAAACGACGGGCATTTTCGCCCAGACGCTGCCTTTCTTCGGGCTGGTCCAGCAAGTCACAGACCTCTTTGCTCAGCGCTGCCACATCAAAGAAATCAACCAGTCTGCCTGTCTCATTGTGACGTATGGCTTCACGCAAAGGCTGGGTATTCGACGCGACGATGGCGCATCCTGCACTCATGGCCTCAAGCAGGCTCCATGACAAGACGAAGGGATAAGTCAGATAGACATGGACACGCGACAATTGCAGTAAGGGAATAAAATGCTGGTAAGGGATATTTCCCAGGAAATGTATGCGTTCAAGTGCCCCCTCTGGTAATTGAGCACTTACTTCGCTGAGGAAAATCTCTTTCCATGACCTCCCACTTTCTGACTTGGCACCGTAACTGACATCATCTCCACCCACCATCAGTACGTGAGCATTGGGGCGCTGTGCCAGTATCTGTGGCAAGGCGCGCATGAAAATATGATAGCCGCGGTAGGGTTCCAGATTACGGTTGACGAAGGTAATGACTTCATCATCACGCGTCAGTTTCAGCCCTCCGGCCAGGGCCAGAGCCACGCCGGGATTGGGTGCGATCAGATCCGTGTTGATGCCATCGTGAATGACGCTGATGTGTTCACGGAAGGCGCTGGGGAAAGTGCTTGCTTGCCAGTGTGTAGGAGAAATGGCGGCATCCGCCATTTCTATATGCAAGAGGTTATTGATATTCTTGAGCTGTATCTTGCAGGCTTGCTCAATCGCGTTAGAAGAGAATTCAGGATCAAACCCGACATCTGCCCCCTGCGCGTGATAAAAGAATTCGGCATAGATGCCAAGCTTGGCTTTGGGCCATACTTTTTTCAGGAACAGGCTTTCACCCCAGCCTGGATGGGCGATGATCACATCAGGTACAAAACCCTGTTCGCGCAACTGGAGTGCGGCGCGCATGGCAGCCTCACCACGGATGACCTTGGGTTCGCTATCTGCCAGCCAGGGATGAATTTCTGCACTGGTGCCACGCGCCACCTGGTATGAGAACACCTTGACGCCATTCCACAGCGCGGGAGCAGCCTTTTGCATGGTCAGTGCGACAACTTCATTCGCCGGGTCTGCAGCAAGTGCTGGCGCAAGATGGACAAACTGCCCTGGAAAATTTTGGTGAACGAACAGGATTTTCATAGCGCAAATTGAGTAGGAATACGAACTTCGTAAATTGCTACAGTATAAACGCTATTCGGCAGCACAGAGTCATGCCGATGCACTCATGCTGCAGGCAAATCTCAGGAAGTGAGCAAATGACGGGAGAATGCTTCAATAATGCCATCCGGACGTAAATGATGCTCGTCTATATGCCATTGCTGATTCGATTTACCACCACCGCCATCGGTCAGGGTAAACACATCAAGAAAATCCAGACCCCGCTCTGCTACCTGCTGCTTCAGACTGGCATTGAACAATGTCAAAAACTGACCAAATTCCTGCAACTGATCTCCCGTATAGCCATTTTCATTGATGAAATAGGCAGGAACACCGCTGATGATGAGCTTTAGCTGGCACAGCCGCGCATGGGCAACAATAAAATCCAGGAAGGCCACTATGACATCCTGCACCCGCTGCGCCAGGCTGATGTTGGGAGTGTTGTGGGCATCAGTAGTGCCGGTGTTTGCAGATTTTTTACTGGCTTTCAGGATGCCGCTATCAATGCGGCAATCAATTTCACCTATGGTAATCAATACGCTGGACGCGACAGGCAGGGCCTGCAGATAATGCCGCATTAGTTGCTGGTAATGATTGGTTTCGACTTTACCGATTTGCCATTGTGTACAGCCTTCTATCCATAGCCCTTTGCATTGCAGATGTTGGCCCTGATAAGTGACCGGCAGATTATGGGCCGACAGGATGTGACTCTCACCTATGACATAGAGCGTGCCTTGCGCTTGCGGGTTTTGTGCCTGCTGCCTGTAAATCTGCCACCATAATTGGATTTTCAACATGAAGGCGCAGTAAATCAAAGAACCCTTGTCTTTAATCAGCGCATTGCCCAGCATGTCTTTTGCCACATGCAACAAAGCATCTACATTGGCCTGGTTACCAAAGACATAGTGCAGGATCGCCAGCTGTAACGCAGCATTTTGCCTGGGAAAACCGACCGTGGTCAGTTCCAGCACTTTGGCATAATGCTGAACCGCCTCATTTAACTGTCCAGTGATTTTATAAGCGTGAGCCAGGCAAGCGTGCAATTCTGGATTGTCGGGCGCGATGCTTAATCCCTGCTGGTAACTTTGCCTCGCCTCAGGCAGTCTTTCCAGTTTCAGCAGCGCGTTACCACGATTATTCCAGGATTGAAAATGACCAGGATGACTACGCAGCACATGTTCATAGTCAGCCAGGGCCTGCGCATACTGGCGCATGTCCATGTAAAGATTGCCACGGTTAAAATGCGCATCAGAAAAATCTGGCTGTTGGCGCAGCACATGCTCGTAACATGCCATGGCCTCTGCTTCGCGTCCCAAGGCACTTAATGCATTCGCCTTATTGTTGAGAACTTCGGCAAAATCAGGCATGGCTGATAAGAAGCGGTCATAACTGACAATAGCATCGGCGTGACGCTCAAGGTCCATTAAAACATTGCCGAGCGAAGCATGTATGATGGTATTGGCTGGCTTGATGGAAGCCGCCAAGGTCAATAAATCAAGCGCCTCTTGCAGTTGACCCGTACTTCGCCTGATCATGCCAAGGAATTGCAAGGCTTCAAAATGCCGGGCATCAATGGCTAGTATCTGCTGATAGATGGCAGCAGCATCAGCCAGGTTCCCGGCCTGATGTACCAGCAATGCCTTTTGCAACAACTGCGCCGCCTGGCTTGCCCCTGCATGGGAAGCAGGGCTAGCGTTTTTGGCCGCAGCAGGTATTTTCTTCTTATGCATATTCAGCGCTTGAAGTTTATTTCAATTGCGTACGCAACAAATTCTCCATCTCAGGAATAGGCCTGGCACTCTTGCTGCCTACCGCCCACAAATCAAAAGCTGACGGGCGCGATGCCGCTACTACAGTCTGAAAGCCTGCACCAGCGAGGGTATTCATCAATACTTTTTGGGTAAAACCACAACGGTGGGCCATAAACAAATTGCCTCTTTCCATGGCCGCGCGGTGTCCGTACAGAATATCGATAGGTGCAATCGGCCCGGCGGGGGATATGTAGGCAGGTTCGAGTAATTTGTCCTCAGCCACCAGTTTGCAGACCGATACCATATCAGGACAAGTCACCACAAAGATGCCGTCATCCTTGAGCACGCGCAAGATTTCCTTGAGCGCAAACGGCACTTCATGCGGATACAGGTGTTCAATATTATGGGAGGAATAGACTGCATCGATGGAGCCTGTTTCGACAGCACTCATATCTGTCAGAGTACCTTGTATGTCGGGATTGACCTTGGGATCGATATCAAAACGTACTTCCTGCCATTCATCTGACTGAAAGAAAGGTGTAGTACCAGATTTGTTTTGCGGGCCGCAGCCTACGTGTAGTAATTTCAAAGTATCACCTGTAGTTTAAACCAAAAGAAAATGGGGCATATAGCCCCATTTTCCATGCACATTCTATATCAAGTCAAATACAGATTACTGAACCTGATTTGGACGTGAAGAAGCCAGTGCCACTTTAGGCAGGTGACGGAAAGACGCCCAGTGCAATTCCAGCAGGGACATCAAACCACTACGTACCCAACGTGCCAGTGTTGCATCATCAAGTGCCAGTACTTTTTCACGATCGACAATACGGAAGCCACCGATCAGGTGAACTTCATCGCCTTCACGGAAGTTGAGGTCTTTGGCAACCAATACGCCTGTGGTTTCCAATTCATTCAGAATGAGGCGGCCTTCACGCAGGTTTTTCTCATAGCTGTTCAGCAGTTCCAATACCTTGCCAAAGCTGGGATTGAATTCAGATTTTTCTGTAAATACCAGTTCGCCTTCTTTGGTATTGAACTGTGGCGCATCCATATCAGCAGCCAGCACGTAGTCATCAGTGTCACCGATACGACCCAGGATGAATGGGTAGCGACGTACATGAACTGGTACATAGGCTTCAGTCCATTGATTTTTTTCATTCAGGAATACGTTGCGTTCTCTCAAACCCAGCACGGCAATCGGGTTGAGCAAACCGGATTGCGAGAACAAGACTGGATAGAACTGAGCGGCCTCAGGGATTTCTGTCGGTGCCAGTGGGGCAGTGGTCAGGCTACGAGCAAAAGCAAAGTCAGCAGCTGGTTGAAAGCGCAAAGAGGCATGCAGGTTCTTGTCCAGGGTTTGAGCATTTTGAAACATAGTAAAACTCCAATAACTAGAAAAAGCCCATTTCCATTGACGGCATGGGTTAAGCGCCAGGCTTAGATGACATTAAATCGCAAATCAGTATTTATTTTGATCAAAACACGCAAAAAGCGACTACTTATATTGAAATGAAGACGTTTTGGTCAAAATCAAGTGCAGTATTGTATCAGCAGCTTAAAGCGATGGCGCTTTTTTCAGCATACAGGCAGTTTCGGGGTGCTACGTGCTGCAAAATCAAGGCAGACCCTGGGTTGCAGGTGCAACGTTATTCACAAAAACGGTCAATGCCTGATTTTTTCATGCCAGAGCGATAATGGCATCATCACAGTCCAGTCGCCAATGCTAGCGCTTACGCCATATCAGCAGATAACCCGGAATGGCCTGCAAATTTTCCATTCTGATGGTCTGTGGCAAACATCGCAAAGATGCTAATCCATGTTCAGAGGCCAATTTGTCCAGATAATTGAGTTGATGCGCATAACGGCCACTATTGCGTAGCGTATAGCCGCCTATGCTACCGGGAGTGGTAGCAAGACCTGCATCAGCAGCTTCGACAGAAAAGGCAAACACGCCATCGGTGACCAACAAACGGCTGACTTCGGCAATGATGTTATCAAGCTGCCCCAGATAGACAAAGACATCTGCCGCCGTCACGACTTCATAGCTTGCATTTGCTTCTTGTTGCGTCATGCTCAGCAAATCTGCTTTGATCAACCTGTGATACAGCTGCCTGGCCTGGGCTTTTGCCAGCATTTTTTCAGACAGATCAACCCCAACGAGACTCACAGCCAGCGGTGCAAGTTCTTTCGCGACCAAACCGGTGCCGCAACCCAGATCCAGTATGCGCCATGCCTTCGTGTCAGCCACGCGTAATTGCCTGAGCTCCTGCCCAATAATGACAGGAATCTGGTATTCCAGCACTTCTTGCAAATGCTGGTCAAAACGCTCGGCATAATCATCAAATACTTTACTGACATAGCTGACTGGTGCCTGGGCACTGGCCTGGCCACTGAGAACATGGATGAAATGCTGGGCATTGCCGTGTTCCGGATCAAGGGCGACGGCACGCTGATAGCTGCTGATTGCCTGTGCAGTCTGACCGGCATCCTTGTAAATATTTCCCAGACTATTATGAATCTCTGCATGGTTGGGCTGCAGCACAGCAGCACGCTCTGCACATAGTATGGCCTGATCTATGTCCTTACGCTTTTGATAAATCAAGGCCAGGTTATTCCAGGGCTCGGCCAGTGATGGATTCAGGCTGCTTGCCCGTTTGTAGGCGGATATCGCCTCTTCCTGCTGTCCCATGTCCTTGTATACATTGCCAATATTGCTGTGTGCCTCGGCATAATCGGGCTTGAGCTTGCAGGCTTGCTGGAAACATGAGAATGCCTGCTCCGGCTGACCGGATTCCCGCAATGCCG
This is a stretch of genomic DNA from Undibacterium sp. KW1. It encodes these proteins:
- a CDS encoding glycosyltransferase family 4 protein, with the translated sequence MKILFVHQNFPGQFVHLAPALAADPANEVVALTMQKAAPALWNGVKVFSYQVARGTSAEIHPWLADSEPKVIRGEAAMRAALQLREQGFVPDVIIAHPGWGESLFLKKVWPKAKLGIYAEFFYHAQGADVGFDPEFSSNAIEQACKIQLKNINNLLHIEMADAAISPTHWQASTFPSAFREHISVIHDGINTDLIAPNPGVALALAGGLKLTRDDEVITFVNRNLEPYRGYHIFMRALPQILAQRPNAHVLMVGGDDVSYGAKSESGRSWKEIFLSEVSAQLPEGALERIHFLGNIPYQHFIPLLQLSRVHVYLTYPFVLSWSLLEAMSAGCAIVASNTQPLREAIRHNETGRLVDFFDVAALSKEVCDLLDQPEERQRLGENARRFACEFYDLQKVCLPAQIEWVYGMAEDTKVNIQNDISAQPLVNTVVIELK
- a CDS encoding tetratricopeptide repeat protein; its protein translation is MHKKKIPAAAKNASPASHAGASQAAQLLQKALLVHQAGNLADAAAIYQQILAIDARHFEALQFLGMIRRSTGQLQEALDLLTLAASIKPANTIIHASLGNVLMDLERHADAIVSYDRFLSAMPDFAEVLNNKANALSALGREAEAMACYEHVLRQQPDFSDAHFNRGNLYMDMRQYAQALADYEHVLRSHPGHFQSWNNRGNALLKLERLPEARQSYQQGLSIAPDNPELHACLAHAYKITGQLNEAVQHYAKVLELTTVGFPRQNAALQLAILHYVFGNQANVDALLHVAKDMLGNALIKDKGSLIYCAFMLKIQLWWQIYRQQAQNPQAQGTLYVIGESHILSAHNLPVTYQGQHLQCKGLWIEGCTQWQIGKVETNHYQQLMRHYLQALPVASSVLITIGEIDCRIDSGILKASKKSANTGTTDAHNTPNISLAQRVQDVIVAFLDFIVAHARLCQLKLIISGVPAYFINENGYTGDQLQEFGQFLTLFNASLKQQVAERGLDFLDVFTLTDGGGGKSNQQWHIDEHHLRPDGIIEAFSRHLLTS
- a CDS encoding methyltransferase domain-containing protein encodes the protein MKLLHVGCGPQNKSGTTPFFQSDEWQEVRFDIDPKVNPDIQGTLTDMSAVETGSIDAVYSSHNIEHLYPHEVPFALKEILRVLKDDGIFVVTCPDMVSVCKLVAEDKLLEPAYISPAGPIAPIDILYGHRAAMERGNLFMAHRCGFTQKVLMNTLAGAGFQTVVAASRPSAFDLWAVGSKSARPIPEMENLLRTQLK
- a CDS encoding SapC family protein codes for the protein MFQNAQTLDKNLHASLRFQPAADFAFARSLTTAPLAPTEIPEAAQFYPVLFSQSGLLNPIAVLGLRERNVFLNEKNQWTEAYVPVHVRRYPFILGRIGDTDDYVLAADMDAPQFNTKEGELVFTEKSEFNPSFGKVLELLNSYEKNLREGRLILNELETTGVLVAKDLNFREGDEVHLIGGFRIVDREKVLALDDATLARWVRSGLMSLLELHWASFRHLPKVALASSRPNQVQ
- a CDS encoding tetratricopeptide repeat protein, which gives rise to MKKLSRNDPCSCGSGKKYKQCCMAADDAAQAQAGKQKQDLQIQIAAWLEQGMGLHHNGQIEAARQIYQQILALQPGHADTLHLFGVTAHQLGEYANAIEFIQRSLQANPRNFYALNNLGSALRESGQPEQAFSCFQQACKLKPDYAEAHSNIGNVYKDMGQQEEAISAYKRASSLNPSLAEPWNNLALIYQKRKDIDQAILCAERAAVLQPNHAEIHNSLGNIYKDAGQTAQAISSYQRAVALDPEHGNAQHFIHVLSGQASAQAPVSYVSKVFDDYAERFDQHLQEVLEYQIPVIIGQELRQLRVADTKAWRILDLGCGTGLVAKELAPLAVSLVGVDLSEKMLAKAQARQLYHRLIKADLLSMTQQEANASYEVVTAADVFVYLGQLDNIIAEVSRLLVTDGVFAFSVEAADAGLATTPGSIGGYTLRNSGRYAHQLNYLDKLASEHGLASLRCLPQTIRMENLQAIPGYLLIWRKR